TTCTAAACATCACGCTCTGCCTCACCGTCAGCCCAGGACTCACTTTATCAACCTCAGTCTTCAGTAATAAGGGCAAATAACCGAATATGGCATCTGCCTCCACAGACGAAGCCTCCAAGGCGTCTTCGCCTCCCGTCGCTATTGTCGTGGTCGGCATGGCAGGTAAGTTTCATTGCTCATCGTTGCGCAACCTTGTCTAACGTCTATTTAGGATCTGGAAAGACTACTTTCATGCGACGTATCAATGCTCACCTCCATCAGAATGATCAACCTCCATATgtcatcaacctcgatcCCGCTGTGTTGTCGGTACCATTCGAGTCCAACATCGATATTCGAGACTCGGTCAACTATGAGGAGGTCATGAAGCAGTACAACCTTGGCCCCAACGGTGGAATTCTCACTTCGCTCAACCTCTTCGCTACAAAGGTTGATCAGGTCGTCAACCTCCTCGAGAAGCGCACCCAGCCCGATCCCGAGAAGCCCGATCGCAAGCCCATCGATAGAATTTTAGTCGACACCCCCGGTCAGATCGAAGTTTTTGTCTGGTCAGCCTCTGGAACCATTCTTCTCGAGTCCCTTGCGTCTTCTTTCCCTACAGTCATCGCCTACGTTATTGATACCCCACGAACTGCTTCCACTTCGACATTCATGTCCAACATGCTCTACGCCTGCTCCATTCTCTACAAGACCAAGCTTCCCATGATTCTCGTCTTCAATAAGACGGATGTCAAGGATGCGGCGTTTGCCAAGGAGTGGATGACCGACTTTGAAGCTTTCCAAGAGGCGCTACGAAAGGATGAAGAATCAGATGAGCTGGGCGGTGCAGAGGGTGGTGGCCATGGTGGAAGCGGATACATGGGCAGCCTGCTTAACTCGATGAGTCTCGTGTTGGAGGAGTTCTACGCACATCTCAGTGTCGTCGGCGTGAGTTCGCGACTAGGTACTGGTGTAGACGAGTTTTTCGAGGccgttgaggagaagaagcaagagtTTCTGCGCGACTACCTCCcggagcttgagaagaagagggcagAGCGTGAGGAGGCAAAGAAGGCTGCACGAGAGAAAGAGCTAGACAAAATGATGAAGGGCATGTCAGTCGGTGGTCTACCAGTCGCacagaaggaagaagacgaggtgGACGTTGccagcgacgacgacgatgatacTGACTCCGACGAAGAGGCTCAGAAGCAGAGTCTTCAAGATCGATATTCAGCCGCCATGGACGATAACGAGGACTCGGTTATGAAGGATGCAAGTTTCGCAAAGTATCTCTATAACCAACAGAAGCAGCAATAAGGAAAAAATAGCATATAGCGGCGTTTGGGGTTTACATAAGGATCTTGTCTAGTTCACGGTTTAAGTTATGCAGGGTAGATATCGCAAGGCGACTTTGAAGGAAACAAAGAAgtaatcaatcaatcacgCAGACTGTAACTCGTCACGCGCAAATCGTTTCGCATTTTCTATTCTTTCATTCGACGTAATTCCCAGACCCCTAAACTCCCATCTCGAAATGTCAAAGTTGCCACAACACCTCTCGTCTTTATTCCATGCAggctt
This genomic stretch from Fusarium fujikuroi IMI 58289 draft genome, chromosome FFUJ_chr09 harbors:
- a CDS encoding related to XPA binding protein, producing MASASTDEASKASSPPVAIVVVGMAGSGKTTFMRRINAHLHQNDQPPYVINLDPAVLSVPFESNIDIRDSVNYEEVMKQYNLGPNGGILTSLNLFATKVDQVVNLLEKRTQPDPEKPDRKPIDRILVDTPGQIEVFVWSASGTILLESLASSFPTVIAYVIDTPRTASTSTFMSNMLYACSILYKTKLPMILVFNKTDVKDAAFAKEWMTDFEAFQEALRKDEESDELGGAEGGGHGGSGYMGSLLNSMSLVLEEFYAHLSVVGVSSRLGTGVDEFFEAVEEKKQEFLRDYLPELEKKRAEREEAKKAAREKELDKMMKGMSVGGLPVAQKEEDEVDVASDDDDDTDSDEEAQKQSLQDRYSAAMDDNEDSVMKDASFAKYLYNQQKQQ